From Plutella xylostella chromosome 23, ilPluXylo3.1, whole genome shotgun sequence:
CACGTttactacaaaaaaatattgaaaagttttgatgataaaaaataaacccCTTCTCATTTACCCCCAGAGCCCAATCCCGCAACAAGCAGCTCCTCCTCTCGATGGAGGAGCGGCAGCAGGCGTCGGCGGCCACCATGCGCGAGCTGGTGGAGGAGGCCAAGGACATGACGCGCCAGTACTACGAGGCCGAGCTACGAGCCGTGGAGGAGCGCGCCCGCACCGAGGTAATGTGCACCTTGTTGTAGCGTCATAGAGACTATAATGGACATGACGCGCCAGTACTACGAGGCCGAGCTGCGCGCCCGCACCGAGGTAATGTGCACCTTGTTGTAGCGTCATAGAGACTATAATGAGCTGAAGGGCAAGCACGGGGcccaattaagacgtgacaaaagttttccgtcgcgctcgctcttgaggctgtgcgatgtgagtgagcgcgatgcaaaacttttgtcccGTCTTAATTGCggcccgtgctagcccttctggtatCGATGTGAGATAGAGGAGCGGTGCCGCACAGAGGTAATATAATAGGTGCCTGCACTATAATAAACCTggacgtggctctctcgaatgtaACCTTTACGTTTATCCTAGATTGAACAATCTCTCGCTGCGAGCTGATGGGCTCACTTGTCTAGATGTGTTAAatgtagatatgcaggtttcctcacgatattttccttcaccgtaagagcaatCTGAGCAATGCACATTTGCACCTTGGTTATGGCTAAGTAGTCATATTCATCTTTGTTTGTTTCAGATTGAAGACTTGACAGAGGAGTATGAGAGCAAGTTGCGAGGTATCAACACTCCTTCTAAGATGGGGACACCTTCCAAGTCGCTACATAATATGGTAAGCTATAGCTATATAGATTAAAGAGTGCAGAGTATAAATGGTGGATAATTTACTAACGTAATGTAACGTACGCAGTCTGTAAGGTGTTTTTTCTGTTATTTTGGACAACAGAATAAGTTCCTGACCAAATTATACGCATAAACAACATTCAAATTCTagcattaattttatacatgaTTATGGCGGCCGaagggttcgattcccggctggggcagatatttgtttaaacacagatatttgttctcgggtcttggctgttgatatttataattagtatctatctatctatatatttgtgtaaatatatcagctgtccgacacccataacacaggttcggcctagcttggggtcggatggccgtgtgtgagatgtccccacatattattattattatgttgtgtctttaccatctcgggaccatggggtcccgagATGGtaaaggcgtgcatggggccgaagccatcatgtagaggcccgtttgacaacatttatctatatgaaatgtgacaccaaccgacgattttccctgtgcTGACTATAGAAGgaaacccaaggaaaatccccggttagtgcaggactattgtgGGATATGGAGAAAtataatacagggttatggaatggggtgctaaatggactgggtaactgggactatggaaggaccatggcccctgcctggacctatatgtttcacatacggataaaaaggcagggggtgactcgcacacattaaatgggccccccaaaacagtcgctagcacataacagtgacgtagcaacaagggggcaacatggcatgaggtgctgaggatggagaggtataccaaggctctcagagcaatcgcggatgccgatcaagacccctacaagcacttactggatatacatccttcctcggagcatttctgctctagcggtacaccactcaagccagccaatgaaggcaagcaagaagtgggagatcctgttcctcgtcagtgttcactctggacaacaaataaaagcaagccagagatgaggaacaggggttctccccggcatcgggtgggtggggtcgctaatgcccaacagctcgccacaagctgccctgccgcattattattattatttattatgtttaagtacaaaaaaataaaactgttaaTAATTATCACTTTTCTTTTCAGGTGGCCCGGTTACAAACGGAAATCACAATATTGGAGGTAACATTTTAATACATACTTCAAATCACCATGTTAATAATACTGCACATAGGCCTCTTCTAAAGCACGCCACTGCATGTGATATATAGCTTTCTGCATCTAAAGATTAATATGTAACCTAATATATAAACTTTTGTACAATTTCTGGGAAGGCACTGACTCCTGACATACAGGTACTCCTAGTTTAGGAGTCAGGGCGTCACCATTTAAGCTAagttttattgcacaataaaattatctttatttttaatataccaTAATGTAAACAGGAGAAGCTGGCGGCTGAGCGTCTGGCCCGAGAGCGTGTGGAGGAGGAGATGCAGCACCTGCGGGCCTGCATCGAGGAGAGGGACCAGGGTAACATGATGTTTTAAACACTTACTATATCCCATtacacggggaaagacatttGACAGAACTATTGTTACattttagtagattttgtttgtatcagatgtctttccccatGGAATGGAATATAGCTGTCccctaaaaagttttccagTGGAAAAAGTTTGTGAAAAAGTTTTCCAGTGGAgataccgcgataaaaagtatgtgttaatccaggatctcggctaactatactgaATAaaccataccaaatttcgttaaaatgttatatttattttattttttatatatacaaTGATACAGTCTTATGTTTTTTCAACAGAGAAATCCGCAGGGGACAACGGCACAGACGTGAATCGAGACATCCTTCTGTTATCCGACGAGGAACAAGACAGCGACGACGAGATGAATCAAAGCTTAGAGCCGAGCTTCAGGAATGAAAAACTTAGAACAAtgaaaacacacaaaaaatcGATAGAAGCTGATAATAAAACTTACGTAAGTGAGAACGACAGTGATGACGACACAATTCTGGACAGTACAGCAAAGAAATCGTTTGTTCTAGATAAATCTTCTAAAGATAGTCTTGATGATGATACCCTCAATGATACGTCCAGAAAATCGTCTCTTATTCATCAACAAGAAAGTACTGAAGAGCAGTTCAAGAGCTGCGCTGAAAATAGCACTTATACAAGTGACAAAGGAAGTACTACAAGTAATTTTGCTGATGAAAGTGTGGAAAACTCAAATAATGAGACTGATTATGTTAAAGAAGTATCATTTGCTAGGCCAGCCGATTTGAAAAGAGGTACTTATATGGTTAAAGAGTCGGATATAAAAGATTTTAACGATAGCGCAGATTCTGGTTGTAATATTTCAAAGACCAATAAAGATTCCAATGACGACGATAGTTTGATTAACGACAAGAGCATTGATGCCGATAAGGTAAATGTGTCTTTTGAAGGTAAAAATGTAGGAAATATATCTAAAACTCTACTcagtaaattaaaacattcAACTGTTAGCAGTCAGAAAAGTAATGAATCGTTGGCATTATTTGAACAGTTTGAGAAAGACGttgataataaaaacaataaacttgAAAAACAACCAAGCGAAGTCTTCACCAATATCAAAATTCTAAAAGAAAAGAGGACTTAttttgatgatgataataaattgaataacCCTGGTGAACCTGAAATGGTTACCAGGACCGTTGTAAACGAGCCTGCATgtgtagaaaataaaaagtccGATTTGGTTGGAGGCACGGATAAACTTGATGTAACAGGCGAAACACTCATAAAAGACGACGTAGTAAAAAAAGGGCGAACTTATTTTGATGACGATCAAGTCCCTTCAGAGAAACAAGTTTTAGAACCTGAAAATCTTCTTAAAAAGGTGAAAATTGAACGTATATCAGAAGTTATTGTTGATGAATCTCCAAATTTTACTACTGATTTCGGAAATATTAAGATACTGAAAGAGAAACGCACTTACTTTGATAACATTGACAAGAATATCGAGAATACTAAGCTAATGGACGTTATTAATAATTCTAACACGCCTTCAGTGAGGTCACCATCTATAGTCAAAGAAGAAATCCCTAACGATTATGAACCCACCACTATTAAGATACTGTTAGGAGACAGCAGAACTTCAAATGTAAACGCAGCTTCAGTGATaaagaataaattaataagtaaagTCCACGAATCTCTTGATATTTTTGATGAAGTGTCCTCATCAAAATGTGTCGATAATGCGTCTGTTGATGAATTACGTAAATCTATTGGAAACATTATATTAACTGAAGAATCTACTACAAGAGACATTGACAAAAATAATAGGACAGAAAAAGATACGAAAGTCGATACATTTAAAAGCCCTAAAACACATGAAATGCATAAGCCAGCTGAGAAATATGACACAATCCCCGAAATCCTACTGTCTCAGTCGAAAAACATGCACAACAGTAACAACACCGATGTAGATTTCGAAAACCTCTACAAAGACGTATCTACATCTAGAGCAACCGAATTTGATTTATTAGTAACACAAGATTTTAATAACACCGACGTTATAGAAGATAGGAGTAGTCGAGCAGAGAAAAGAGCTTCCAATCTGAAACACGACAACAGTTCTCACTCAGAACTTGAAGTCAAGGAACAAGGCGACACTAGTACAGAAACAGAAAACAAAAGGAAAAACCCGGGTTCAATACTAGATTTCGCTAAAGAAGCTAAAGATAAACGCAATGAttcaaatgaaaatattaaaaccgTCAAGTACAACTTACGCCACAAAACCGAATCAGACGAGAAAGATAATGAACAGAAAGCAGcggaaattaaaacaaaaagaagCCTCCGATTACGCAGACGTAAAAACTTCAGCGAAGATGACGAATCGGCAGATGATAAAACGTCTAAATTAAAAGACATAGTGAATTTACAAAAAGAGTTTTCTGATGTGATAATGGATATACCAGTTGCTGAGAAAGTAGTTAAAGATATTCCGTCCCCTGAAAAGAAGCAAGGAGAAGAGGAGAATGTAGCGCCACTTTATTCACAGAGTTGTCCTTCTAAAAGGtaagttataaattatatttcatcTCCTAAAATCTTATTCTATTTTGGAAGAAATAACACGTTAATTGTTAGGTCTCTTAGGtcctatatattttaatgcctgaaggtcttttaaaattcTAATTTCAGCATCGTACGATTCTGTTTtccaaagaaacaaaaatccAATGATGGTGTTGACCATTCCGAAACGAATCCAAATCTAGACTCCGGTCGGTTAGTAACCTACCTTGTCTATGTAGATACACgtaatatgtaggtagctGTTCTTAGTTAGTCCGTAATTTACACCAATGAAAATTTGTGTAGGTAGTAATAGTAACATCATCAGTTTCAGTGTGCATATCACGAGTACTGTCGACTTAAGTCGTTAGTAATTTGATAGGCGGGTAACTGGATTTTGAATGCGTTTTATTAGTTACTAGAGTTGCCGACAGAAGCGCTGATCAAGATGTCATACAAATTTCTATGGAAGTACGCTATCGACTTGAGTCGACAGTACTCGTGATTCGAGTATGTGCCAATCACGAGTTCTTTTTGATAGTATCGAACTATCGACATCACACTTTAGAGCCTCATTTCCCCTCCATTATTAATTACTAAGGTAGCATTTAACCCTCACTAACACACCTATCCATCCCCCAGCGTGACCCGAAGCCGCCGCAAGCTCTTCACTCCGCGAGCGGAGCCCCTAGACGAGTCCCCCCCGAGCGGGGGCTCCTGCGAGCGAGTGCGGGTGCCCCGGCCTTCGTACCACCGCGGCCGTGCCCGACGGAAGCTGTAGACTGTGAGGTGTAGGGCTAGTTGCACCACactcggttagatcataacaagggattagtagTTGTTGAATTTGGACACATCTATCAAGAATtgaatatggagatgacgtataattaatgacattacaatgtaataggggtattaatgatctaacagactaagtgccaatttcaccattcgtGAATTTCACAATTCacgttatctaaccgacagggattgatttataaattaaaagtcatctccatataaaattcatgacagatgtgtcaaaagttaaccactactccctggttctaaccgagaatggagaaattggcactaggTGAAACAAGGCAGTATGGTCGGTTTAGAATGACAAGATGCGTTAGAAGTGGAAATTGGGTTGATAATTTTACAACTCCTAATGTATAAACTATGTTGTGTTGAGTTAATGTTttgattcatcatcatcatcatcgcgacccatcacgtccccactgctggggtacgggtctccttccaatgaaggaagggtttaagcctagtccaccacgatGGCCTATAGTAGGGCCAGGGGTAGTTTTTATTGATTGTACTTAATTAACGTGAACCTACAGTATACTGTGTACTACCTAAAATACTGCAGTAGGCCTAATTTCATACTTAGGCCTTATTTCTTTCtaccttacctacctatactgCAGTGATGAGTGTGATGACCGTAAACAAATTTCAaggttaaaataatttgtaattagTTCCAAGATAACTGTAGACTCGTGGTCGGAGGTTGAGGTTAGGTGAGCAGGTAAGATGGAGCAGAGAAATACAGTGTGCTTCTTGTATGGCGTATAATTGGAAAGTGAATTACCGCTAGTTAATTACCCACAAACTATAAGatacattttcataaaactaattataacGCCCTCTATTGGAGGACCTGTGAACTTAACCAATCGGTAATCGATCCAAGATCATGCATTCTTGTAACATATTCATGATCATAGTCATCTATGATTGCAGCCAATACGGAGACAATcccatagatggcgctgtcaaCATGTTCACGAGTTGACATGCTCCCGGGCAAGCAAAAACAACGCCACCGCAGTTGCTACCTGCGAATGCGTTGTCCCCGTCAGGCACAGTGCATTACTGTTATACCTCTTTCAATCACATTGctatcattttaatttaggGAGGTAGGTTATTAAGAATGTTTAGATTGAAAGAGACATAACGCTATGTTTGATACCTAATTCCTTCAAATATCAGAGCAAGATAGATTTACTAGGTATTTCGGAATGAAGTTAAATGAAATGAACTAATGAAGTTAAATGAAATGAAGTATCAAACATTTTGTTGAAATTATGAGATCATTTTTAAGATATTCATAATTTGGCACCTTATTCGttagaatatttatgtaaggGTAAGATAGATTGAATTACTAGATAGGTATTTAAgaaaggtaagtaagtaagaaagaACTAAGTTAATTGAAATGAAGTAAGTAGAGGTACCAAATACTTTGTTACAAATTTTAAAGTTAAGGTCAATAAAAGGCAACAAGGAGTAATTTTTAATACCAATAGGCACTAATGTAACATTATATATAGATACACGCTTAacttaattaggtaggtatagttacGGAATAGTTTAtctagaatattataataactagcTAATCTAAATCTAAATCTAGTTTATAGCTTCGATCGGTAGCGGGCATATATTATTGAAGGATCGCTTGATGATTCCTCTAGCTGTCTGGATCTCGGCTACCCGCGCGACGCCGTCTCGACCTTGGCAACAGCTGACGATGCGCCCCAGCCTCCACTGGCAGGGCGGCAGACGCTCCTCCCGCACCAGCACCACGGTTCCTTCGAGAAGAGCTGGGCCCTTGGAACTTCGCCATCTTGTGCGTTCCTGTAACAGTCCAATGTAGTCCCTGGACCAAGAAGTCCAGAAGTTCTGTTGCAGCTGCTGTAATTGTTGGTACAAGGTCAGTCGATTTATAGGTACATCCTTGTAATCGTAGTCAGGCAGTGAGTTAGCCGTCCTACCAATCAAGAAATGGGCTGGCGTGAGGCAAGTAATTTCGTCAGTATTAGAATTCGGAATAGGACATAACGGTTTAGAGTTTAAAATTCCTTCAACTTGTACAAGAATGGTATAAAATTCCTCATAGGTTAACAATGCTTGTCCTAGTACTCGCTTTAGATGAAATTTGCATCGTCTAATGGCTGACTCGTGGAGTCCTCCCATATGGGGAGCATAGGGTGGAAGGAATTTCCATTGAATTCTTTCCTGCGCACAGGAAGTTTTCAGGTCATTGGTATGGGCATTCAAAAAATCGTAAAGCTCTGCTAATTCATTATTGGCACCATGGAAGGTTGTCGCATTATCGGTTATCAGTACTTTAGGCTTGCCTCGTCTGCCAATATACCTACGAAATGCCGATAGAAATGCAGTTGTCTGCAAtcctgaaattaattcaatatGGACCGCCTTCGTAGTCATACAAGTGAATATGGCTATATAACATTTATAGGTTTTGTACCCACGCCCCCTCCTGTCCCTGACCGTGTAAGGACCTCCGTAATCCAACATCGTGAACACAAAGGGGAGAGCGGGGGTAACCCGCGTTGGTGGCAGATCACCCATAATGGGAACCTGTGTCCTTGGGTTGGCTCTGAAGCAGGTTACACATTTTTCGACAATTTTATTAGCTAGGGTCTTACCATTTATCGGCCAAAAACGTTCCCGAGCCGACGACAGCAACAGCTGGGGTCCGGCATGCAGCAGTCTCACATGAAGGTCGCTCATGATGAGTTTGGTTAGTACATGTTTGTGTGGTAGGATAATAGGGTGCTTTTTATCGTGGTCGTAAGCCGACAACCCCAAACGACCGCCTACTCCTATCAGCTTGTTTTCCATAAAAGGATTTAATGACAATAAGTTTGATGATTTTAATaatggttttttattttcaagtaaattaTATTCGGATGGAAACATTTCAATTTGTGaaatttcaattaatttatttagtgcGAAGTCTAATTCCTGCACTGAGAGTGGACCgtacctttttttttttttctttaaacaaTTATTGGTGAATCTATAAATTACTGCGACGCAATTAGTAAGTTTGTTTACGTCCGACCATCTGTTGAATAATTCGTCCATGAATAGATTTGGTTGAATATTCGTAACAATGTTACAATTAATTTCGGTTATCTCAATTTCTGGTAGTCGCGTGGTGGTACAACCGGAAGGCCACTCGTCATTATGTTTTCCTAACCACGAAGGTCCTTTCCACCAGAGGGCGCAGTCGGTCAACTTGTCAGCTTGAACGCCCCTCGTTAAAAGATCGGCACTGTTATCATTCGACGAAACCCAGTGCCAATCATCGATATTGGTTAAACTTTGGATTGCGATGACTCgattttttacaaaacaatCAAGATTATTTGGTTGCTGTGATTTTGCCCAGGCCAAAGCTACATTTGAATCAcaccataaataaattttggtaaagttaaattttaaGGCATAGTTAACCCTCTCATAAAGCTGTGCGAGTAGCAGCATAGCTCTGAGCTCGAGTTTAGGTATTGTTTCTTTCCGCGCCACCCTAGATTTAGAGCACAGTAATTGCGTAAATATTTGCCCGTGCACATTTATTGATCGTATATAAATAGCGCACCCGTATGCCGTTAATGAGCTATCCGAGAATCCGTGCAATTCCAGCGTTACGTAATCACTGATAAGCGTGTGTCTCGGCCTACGTAGGGAATTCAACGTAAACAATCTTtgataaaagttttcccattcATTTGTAATATCGGTTGGTAAACACTGATCCCATTGGAATTTATTGTcccataatttttttataattaatttcgCAATTACTAAGGTTGGATTTAATAGCCCTAGGGGGTCAAAAATAGCTGAGGCTAGGGATAGTATCTTACGTTTGGTTAAAGGTCTCGATACTTGTTCGATTTTTAATTGGTACATTAAATTGTCACTACCACTACACCATGCTAGCCCTAACACCTTATGTGTATCGTGTGCGAGTGAGGTTGGTGTGGAtgtgtgtgtgggtgtgtCAGTATTACTATTACTCACAGTTTTCAAAATGTTGGCGGAATTTGATTTCCATTTTCTGAGGTGAAAATTAGCGCCTCGTAGGATCTGCTGCACCTGTAAAGCTGTTTCTTGTACCTGTTGTTCGTCGTCGCCTGCATAGAGCAGATCGTCCATGTAGAAGCTGTGACGTATCGCTGCCGCTGCCTCTGGATGCTGCTCCTGGCACTCCTCTGCGAGCTGCTGCAGGCACCGTGTAGCTATATGAGGTGCGCTTTTTAACCCAAAACTAAGGGTTGTGAGGGTGTAGGCACGTAATGGTTCAGTTGAATTTTCGCGCCATAGAATACATTGCAAATGTCTTTGGTTAGGGTTAATATATATCATTCGGTACATACGTTCTATATCTGcacttattacatatttttttgtacggAACCTTAGCAAAATGTCGAACAAATCGTCTTGGTTAATTTTTCCCGTATACTGAATACTATTGAGCGATTTCCCATTGTTAGTTTGAAATGAGCAATCCATAACGACCCTTAAAGGTGTCGTGACCTTGTGGGGGGCTAACACCGCATGGTGCGGCAACATGTTGCAGtgttcagtattttttatctGAACCATATGTCCTGCAGTTTCAAATTCCTTCATGAAATGAACGTAACTTTCTTTATATTCGGGGTTTCGAGAAAACTTGGATTCTAACGTTTTAAAACGTTTGTAAACAACCGAACGTGACTCACCTAAACAGGTTGGCGGCTCCTTGAATGGAATAGACACTACAAAATTACCATCGGGTGTTCTGTAGTGTTGATTAAATACCTTCTCGCATTGTAGATACTCCTGATCTGTTATCGCTGGTGTGGAATGGCAGTTGAGTTCCAGAAGGTCTGAAGTGCTTGATTTTGAGCAATTTGAACGAAGTTACATACTACCTGATGAGGCATGTTGGTGGAGTTCAATGAGTACGAGCCCGATACTACGTACCCTAATTTGGTTCTGACCAGAATTGGTAGCCCGGTCCCTAAGGAATGTTGTCCGATGCAGAGTAGCTGATAAAAATGTTCAGCTCCTATTAATAGGTCGATTTCCCCGTCTTCGTAAAATAATTCGTCAGCTAATCGGAATCGTTTGGGTATATTTAACTGACGAGCGTCGACAGTGTGTTTAGAcaacttacatatttttggtACAATAAGACAAGACAATTTTGTAGAAAATGAGTCATCGTTTGAGTGAATGGTTAAGTTACATGATTGGTTTATCTTCGTTAAGTTTTGGTTAAATCCTAGAATTTCTATGTTCAATTGGTGTGTAGTTAGGTTTAATTTATTGCATGCACTCTCGGTTAAAAAGTTTGATTGCGATCCACTATCGAGCAAAACGCGTAAAACAATAGGTTTGTTATCTTTATCGAACACCTTTACGCGGGCCGTGGACAGAATTACACCCTTATTTTGTGTTATTGGCGGTGTACCGTCCACACGCGTACCTTGATTAGAGTTCAACTGTTGATTATTAGTAATCAAGTTGATCGAATGGGGTTCCTGTGGTACAGACGCCGCTGCCGTCGGCCCTGAA
This genomic window contains:
- the LOC105397153 gene encoding kinesin-like protein KIF20B, which translates into the protein MPYMRSTIEQRNSDNNDVSKRDIPSFIEPLPPLISNPFMRPKPVKGTNLLELFEEDSECEEPELVQVYLRMKPSDVPSSLYEVRSDQCLVTSMDTATAGHGRRTQHNVNKMYTFSRIFGADTSQKEIFENVVKDNLRKLPDGQSYTLLTYGASGSGKTYTLMGTVASPGLVPRSLEYLFQVVEAAQQPVYKPSEGGAEQLSPVLQEYELQWVKKLRHVSAPLRDKYRRMSAQLRADCSTVDLSTRTQHYVWVSFVEIYNEAVYDLLVTSDRRSASKLRIREDASGQVFVKGATQAFVRSGSEAYDVLVAGKHNLQVAATGVHAHSSRSHCIFTITLLTHNEAGNVRISTVRLCDLAGAERACRTGALGARLAESRAINSSLHVLERCLHMLRRRQKAPGTNLVPYRESKLTRLLGAGLSGRGGEAVCMVVTLNPDPAYSHETRHVLQLAAVARDIQVNSTIAETEVTFDSVQDSTIATSAEVMKLRADNERLHYELVQAQSRNKQLLLSMEERQQASAATMRELVEEAKDMTRQYYEAELRAVEERARTEIEDLTEEYESKLRGINTPSKMGTPSKSLHNMVARLQTEITILEEKLAAERLARERVEEEMQHLRACIEERDQEKSAGDNGTDVNRDILLLSDEEQDSDDEMNQSLEPSFRNEKLRTMKTHKKSIEADNKTYVSENDSDDDTILDSTAKKSFVLDKSSKDSLDDDTLNDTSRKSSLIHQQESTEEQFKSCAENSTYTSDKGSTTSNFADESVENSNNETDYVKEVSFARPADLKRGTYMVKESDIKDFNDSADSGCNISKTNKDSNDDDSLINDKSIDADKVNVSFEGKNVGNISKTLLSKLKHSTVSSQKSNESLALFEQFEKDVDNKNNKLEKQPSEVFTNIKILKEKRTYFDDDNKLNNPGEPEMVTRTVVNEPACVENKKSDLVGGTDKLDVTGETLIKDDVVKKGRTYFDDDQVPSEKQVLEPENLLKKVKIERISEVIVDESPNFTTDFGNIKILKEKRTYFDNIDKNIENTKLMDVINNSNTPSVRSPSIVKEEIPNDYEPTTIKILLGDSRTSNVNAASVIKNKLISKVHESLDIFDEVSSSKCVDNASVDELRKSIGNIILTEESTTRDIDKNNRTEKDTKVDTFKSPKTHEMHKPAEKYDTIPEILLSQSKNMHNSNNTDVDFENLYKDVSTSRATEFDLLVTQDFNNTDVIEDRSSRAEKRASNLKHDNSSHSELEVKEQGDTSTETENKRKNPGSILDFAKEAKDKRNDSNENIKTVKYNLRHKTESDEKDNEQKAAEIKTKRSLRLRRRKNFSEDDESADDKTSKLKDIVNLQKEFSDVIMDIPVAEKVVKDIPSPEKKQGEEENVAPLYSQSCPSKSVTRSRRKLFTPRAEPLDESPPSGGSCERVRVPRPSYHRGRARRKL